The following proteins are encoded in a genomic region of Brachypodium distachyon strain Bd21 chromosome 1, Brachypodium_distachyon_v3.0, whole genome shotgun sequence:
- the LOC100831809 gene encoding flowering-promoting factor 1-like protein 5 — protein MSGSSGSSAGGSGVWVFKNGVMQLQAEQPAAARKALVYVPTSETMSSLELLERRLGAHGWERYYENRDIVQLHRRDGGIDLISLPRDFTQFRSTHMFDVVLKNRQNFKVVDVHNSS, from the coding sequence ATGTCGGGATCCTCGGGTTCGTCGGCCGGGGGTTCGGGCGTGTGGGTGTTCAAGAACGGGGTGAtgcagctgcaggcggagcagccggcggcggcgcggaaggCGCTGGTGTACGTGCCGACGAGCGAGACGATGTCGTCGCTGGAGCTGCTGGAGCGGCGCCTCGGCGCGCACGGGTGGGAGCGCTACTACGAGAACCGCGACATCGTGCAGCTCCACCGCCGCGACGGCGGGATCGACCTCATCTCCCTGCCCCGCGACTTCACCCAGTTCCGCTCCACCCACATGTTCGACGTCGTCCTCAAGAACCGCCAAAACTTCAAGGTCGTCGACGTCCACAACTCAAGTTAA